A single window of Gossypium hirsutum isolate 1008001.06 chromosome A10, Gossypium_hirsutum_v2.1, whole genome shotgun sequence DNA harbors:
- the LOC107895813 gene encoding uncharacterized protein, which produces MTQKSAESGISEAFKGGLPREEKRMELFQKTLEECQLNDVGFSGRWFAWERGNLPETNIRERLDRGVANTKDSFNEEVKNLWGRAIGDLSQKLEFLRIGLKRCAGQIRTNRNWKKEMLIKKLSELVEAERDDRNLANMIDAKIQLNFEIEKKEYYWEQRAQLNWLQLGDRNTAFFHSHATQMRKKNQIKKLQNDNGEFTKNVREIEDIARVYFENLFKARRTAFNEHIFSSIKRCIFDEDNSKLLAPYEEVEIRGALFEMGSTKAPVEDVFPTPFYQRCWDIIGSDVVSFCLNLLNGKMEVSSINATQIM; this is translated from the exons ATGACACAGAAATCAGCAGAAAGTGGCATCTCAGAGGCTTTTAAG GGAGGCTTACCTAGAGAAGAAAAAAGGATGGAACTGTTCCAAAAGACGCTAGAGGAATGTCAACTAAATGATGTGGGCTTTTCAGGGAGGTGGTTTGCTTGGGAGAGGGGGAATCTACCTGAGACAAATATACGAGAACGACTCGATAGAGGGGTTGCTAATACAA AAGACTCATTTAATGAAGAAGTTAAAAACCTTTGGGGAAGGGCAATAGGAGATCTTTCGCAAAAGCTTGAGTTTCTGAGAATAGGACTGAAAAGATGCGCGGGACAGATACGAACAAATAGAAATTGGAAGAAGGAGATGTTAATAAAGAAATTATCAGAATTAGTAGAAGCTGAAAGGGATGATAGGAATTTAGCTAACATGATTGACGCAAAAATTCAGCTAAActttgaaattgaaaagaaagaatATTACTGGGAACAGAGGGCTCAGTTAAACTGGTTGCAACTTGGCGATAGAAACACAGCTTTTTTTCACAGTCATGCAACACaaatgagaaagaaaaatcaGATTAAGAAGCTACAAAATGACAATGGAGAGTTCACGAAAAACGTTCGGGAAATAGAGGACATTGCACGGGTGTATTTTGAGAATTTATTCAAAGCTAGGAGGACTGCTTTTAATGAACATATTTTTTCGAGTATTAAACGTTGTATCTTTGATGAAGATAATAGTAAGCTCTTAGCGCCTTATGAGGAAGTGGAGATTCGGGGAGCTTTGTTTGAGATGGGGTCCACAAAAGCACCAGTGGAAGATGTATTTCCAACCCCTTTTTACCAAAGATGCTGGGATATCATTGGGAGTGATGTTGTTTCCTTTTGCCTAAATCTTCTAAATGGAAAGATGGAGGTTAGTTCTATTAATGCAACTcagattatgtaa